GGTTCTGGTGGAATCTGAATTTGAATACCAAGAATTCTCTCAAGGGCTTTTTTCACTCCTTCGTTCAGTGCTACACCGCCAGTCAAGATCACCGGCTGAGTGCCTTTCACTCTTTCATACATGGCGCTTATTCTCCTGGCAATTGCTTTGTGAATTGCATAGAGTATATCCTCTCTTTTATGTCCAGATGCTCTGAGCGAGACCACTTCTGATTCTGCAAATACAGTACAAACACTGCTGATATCGATTTCTTTAGTGTATTCCAGTGACAACTTTCCTATCTTCTGCAGAGGTACATCAAGGACATTTGCCATGACTTCAAGAAATCTGCCAGTACCTGCAGCGCATTTGTCATTCATGACAAACTCAACGACTTGACCATTTTCGACTTTTATAACTTTACTATCCTGTCCTCCTATATCTATTATCGTTCTAACCTCGGGTATGAGAAAATGAACACCTCTTGCATGACAGGTGATTTCGGTTATCTGTTCGTGTGCAAAATCAAGTGTTGCCCTACCATAACCAGTACAAACAAGGTAGATCTTCTCACGAGGTACCTTGAATTTTTCAATAACTTCTTCGAATAACTTTTTTGCTGTGGCAACAGGATAAGCCCCTGTTTTAACAATATTCTTGTACAATAACTTTTCCTCTGTGTTTATGACAGAAATTTTAGTAGTGGTTGAACCACTGTCGATACCAACAAATAAATCGAATTCTCTCTTGAAAGCATTCTCCCTGTGTGTCAAAAGTTCCATCAGTGCCTGGATTCTTGTTTTAATTTGAGCGTTTGAGAGAGCTGTTAAATCATTCTCTATGACGACAAAAGGTATCTTAGTCTTTCGTATCTCTCTCTCGTCAAAGTTGTAGAAATCACAGAATTTGATCGTATGAAGGACTATAGCAGATGGTTTTATTTTATCTATTAGATCTGAAAGATCTCTTTGGGGAGCAGATCTCATGCACATTATTTTTCTATTTAAAATTCGATATGCGATATTTCTAAAAACATCATCACTGTTCAAGGTATTTGAAATTATTGAATAAACCCCCGAACAGGTTGCATTGATCACATTACCACCATTTTCTTCGATTATCTGGACCAGATTTTGATCTATGGGTGCGCCCAAAACCAGAATCGACTTACCTTTGGATTGTGTGGAACCTATCCATCTCTCGCCAGTCATCTTTTCGTAAAGTTCCTTAATCTCTTTTGAATCACCTGATAGAGCCCTTTCAAGTAGCTTCATCTGTTCTTCAAAATTTTTTTGTGCTCGAAAAAGTCTCTCATCGCTCACGTCACCAAAAATAGATTTTAAAGATTGCCACAATGCCTTCAAGTCTTTCGATAATCTCAAAACTGCCTGCTGATCTGAAACGGTGGGAATATGCAATTCAAAAACCTTGTTAGTCTGTTTTAGGAAGTCTGCGGTTCTTCTCGCCGAATCGCATGAGTCAATCCAAACGACGATGTCGTCTTTGTCAACTGAAAGAACAGATTTTCTACAAAAGGAACAGATGTTGGAATTGAGCTCGTTGAATTCGCAACCAAGATTCTTGATTCTCTTAAACGGTACACCAAGTGCTTTGAAGAACTCGAAAGGAACCATCGGGCAGTTGTATACGATCATTTTATCATCTCCAAAAACGCTTCTATTCGTGTTTTATACTGAGCGGCAGACTGATTGGTATGATCAACACAATCACCATCCAATGATAGAAATGGTATACCGAGTTGTTCAAATTTTTCCTTGAGTAGGATAACTGATCCCGATGATTGTTTGCATCCCCAATGGTTAAAATGAATTACACCTTGGACCTTGAAGTCTCTTGCCAATTTTGTAACGAAATTTGTTCTTTTTGAAAGATCACCTATCTCAGGATTTTTCAGGAGTTTTTGCGATAAAGACTCCAAAGGTTTTTGTGGATCTGGATTCCAATAAAGCCAGTCCCATTCGAATTCACTTGTGACGATCATGAATTTGGAATTTTTTCCAAAAATATTGTACAGTTCATTGTCATAATAAGGGACTAAATGAAGCCATAGCAATCTTGTTTTTTTGTCATCTTCGAAAGATTTTCTCTGCTTTGACAGAGTTTTTGCCG
The DNA window shown above is from Thermotoga profunda AZM34c06 and carries:
- a CDS encoding acyl-CoA dehydratase activase — its product is MIVYNCPMVPFEFFKALGVPFKRIKNLGCEFNELNSNICSFCRKSVLSVDKDDIVVWIDSCDSARRTADFLKQTNKVFELHIPTVSDQQAVLRLSKDLKALWQSLKSIFGDVSDERLFRAQKNFEEQMKLLERALSGDSKEIKELYEKMTGERWIGSTQSKGKSILVLGAPIDQNLVQIIEENGGNVINATCSGVYSIISNTLNSDDVFRNIAYRILNRKIMCMRSAPQRDLSDLIDKIKPSAIVLHTIKFCDFYNFDEREIRKTKIPFVVIENDLTALSNAQIKTRIQALMELLTHRENAFKREFDLFVGIDSGSTTTKISVINTEEKLLYKNIVKTGAYPVATAKKLFEEVIEKFKVPREKIYLVCTGYGRATLDFAHEQITEITCHARGVHFLIPEVRTIIDIGGQDSKVIKVENGQVVEFVMNDKCAAGTGRFLEVMANVLDVPLQKIGKLSLEYTKEIDISSVCTVFAESEVVSLRASGHKREDILYAIHKAIARRISAMYERVKGTQPVILTGGVALNEGVKKALERILGIQIQIPPEPVLTGALGAAVIGHQKNSQ